A window from Aeromonas rivipollensis encodes these proteins:
- the selD gene encoding selenide, water dikinase SelD yields the protein MSSIRLTQYSHGAGCGCKISPKVLDTILKSQIPGFDDPTLVVGNSSKDDAAVVDIGNGQGIVSTTDFFMPIVDDPFTFGRIAATNAISDIYAMGGKPIVAIAILGWPINTLAPEVAQQVIDGGRQVCHEAGISLAGGHSIDAPEPIFGLAVTGIVPLDAIKQNDTAKVGDVLYLTKPLGIGILTTAQKKGKLKPEHEQLAPEAMCTLNKIGQQFAALPGVHAMTDVTGFGLAGHLLEMCEGSGVCARLNFKALPLLDEVDHYLNEGCVPGGTLRNHDSYGHKLDAMSDRTRNILCDPQTSGGLLVAVGQETEAEFLAIAEQAGLSLSPIGRLQALDGARFIEVIQ from the coding sequence ATGTCTTCCATTCGTCTGACCCAATACAGCCACGGCGCTGGCTGTGGGTGCAAAATCTCCCCCAAGGTGCTCGACACCATTTTGAAGAGCCAGATCCCGGGCTTTGACGATCCGACCCTGGTGGTGGGTAACAGCAGCAAGGATGACGCCGCCGTGGTGGACATCGGCAACGGTCAGGGCATCGTCTCCACCACCGACTTCTTCATGCCTATCGTCGATGATCCCTTCACCTTCGGCCGCATCGCCGCCACCAATGCCATCAGCGACATCTACGCCATGGGCGGCAAGCCCATCGTCGCCATCGCCATCCTCGGCTGGCCCATCAATACCCTGGCGCCTGAAGTGGCCCAGCAGGTGATCGACGGCGGTCGTCAGGTGTGTCACGAGGCGGGCATCTCGCTCGCCGGTGGCCACAGCATCGATGCCCCCGAGCCCATCTTCGGCCTGGCGGTGACCGGCATAGTACCGCTCGATGCCATCAAGCAGAACGACACCGCCAAGGTGGGTGACGTGCTCTATCTCACCAAACCCCTCGGCATCGGCATACTCACCACGGCCCAGAAGAAGGGCAAGCTCAAACCCGAGCACGAGCAGCTGGCCCCCGAGGCCATGTGCACCCTCAACAAGATTGGCCAGCAGTTTGCGGCCCTGCCCGGCGTGCACGCCATGACCGACGTCACCGGCTTCGGGCTGGCCGGCCACCTGCTGGAGATGTGCGAAGGCTCAGGGGTGTGTGCCCGCCTCAACTTCAAGGCGCTGCCCCTGCTGGATGAGGTGGATCACTACCTGAATGAGGGCTGCGTGCCGGGCGGTACCCTGCGCAACCACGACTCCTACGGCCACAAGCTCGATGCCATGAGTGATCGCACCCGCAACATACTGTGCGATCCCCAGACCAGCGGCGGCCTGCTGGTGGCCGTCGGTCAGGAAACCGAGGCCGAATTCCTCGCCATTGCCGAGCAGGCCGGGTTGAGCCTCTCCCCCATTGGCCGCTTGCAGGCACTGGATGGCGCGCGCTTTATCGAGGTCATCCAATGA
- the mnmH gene encoding tRNA 2-selenouridine(34) synthase MnmH yields MSELPLARDLAAIFLEDIPLIDLRAPVEFKEGAFPNAVSLPLMTDDERAQVGTCYKQQGQAAAIELGHKLVGGAVRAARIEGWLAQLRQQPDALLYCFRGGLRSQTVQQWLSEVGVIRPRVAGGYKELRRFLIDTQESASAQCHWHVLTGMTGSGKTHMLASIAQSVDLEGHAHHRGSSFGQLPGGQPSNINFENRLAIELLKRRHKGEHAFVVEDESRLIGRCALPLSLYETMCQAPLVVVEVPQEERAEQIRVDYVQDLWQRYLEMYGSEAGWPLFAGYLTDALARLKRRLGDKDHRELDGLMQAALQEQASTGDTALHLAWILLLLTRYYDPMYLYQLNNKRERIQFRGDKQACLAYFAEQHARQTPQESPTC; encoded by the coding sequence ATGAGTGAGCTGCCACTGGCCAGGGATCTCGCCGCCATCTTTCTGGAGGACATCCCCCTCATCGATCTGCGCGCCCCCGTCGAGTTCAAGGAAGGGGCCTTCCCCAACGCCGTCAGTCTGCCGCTGATGACGGATGACGAACGCGCCCAGGTGGGCACCTGTTACAAACAGCAGGGTCAGGCGGCGGCCATTGAACTCGGACACAAGCTGGTGGGGGGCGCCGTGCGCGCCGCCCGTATTGAAGGATGGCTGGCGCAGCTGCGCCAGCAGCCCGATGCCCTGCTCTACTGTTTTCGCGGCGGCCTGCGCTCCCAGACGGTGCAGCAGTGGCTGTCCGAGGTGGGGGTCATCCGCCCGCGAGTGGCCGGCGGCTACAAGGAGCTGCGCCGCTTTCTCATCGATACCCAGGAGAGCGCCAGCGCCCAGTGCCACTGGCACGTGCTGACCGGCATGACAGGCTCCGGCAAGACCCACATGCTGGCCAGCATTGCCCAGTCGGTGGATCTGGAAGGGCACGCCCATCACAGGGGATCCTCCTTTGGCCAGTTGCCGGGAGGCCAGCCCAGCAACATCAACTTCGAAAACCGGCTGGCCATAGAGCTGCTCAAGCGCCGCCACAAGGGCGAACATGCCTTCGTGGTGGAAGACGAGAGCCGCCTCATCGGTCGCTGCGCCCTGCCTCTTAGCCTCTATGAGACCATGTGCCAGGCCCCCCTGGTGGTGGTAGAGGTGCCCCAGGAGGAGCGAGCAGAGCAGATCCGGGTGGATTACGTGCAGGATCTCTGGCAACGCTATCTGGAGATGTATGGCAGCGAGGCGGGCTGGCCGCTGTTTGCCGGCTACCTGACCGATGCCCTGGCCCGGCTCAAGCGCCGCCTCGGGGACAAGGATCACCGGGAGCTGGATGGCTTGATGCAGGCCGCCCTCCAGGAGCAGGCCAGCACGGGGGATACGGCGCTGCACCTCGCCTGGATCCTCCTGCTGCTGACCCGCTACTACGACCCCATGTACCTCTATCAGCTGAACAACAAGCGCGAGCGGATCCAGTTTCGCGGTGACAAGCAGGCCTGCCTCGCCTACTTCGCCGAGCAGCACGCCCGTCAGACCCCTCAGGAGAGTCCCACATGTTGA
- a CDS encoding MBL fold metallo-hydrolase has protein sequence MLKFEVIPVTPFAQNCSLVWCDETHQAALIDPGGEADKLLAAIAKRGLTLTHILLTHGHLDHVGAAAQLREQTGVAITGPHKEDAFWLDMLPQQSQMFGFAHTPAFCPDQWLEQGDKVQLGHCELEVYFCPGHTPGHIVLLCQTERLAWVGDVLFAGSIGRTDFPRGDHGTLIKSITETLLPLGDDIVFVPGHGPSSTFGREKASNPYLTQPIW, from the coding sequence ATGTTGAAGTTCGAGGTGATCCCGGTCACCCCTTTCGCCCAGAATTGTTCCCTCGTCTGGTGTGACGAGACCCATCAGGCGGCGCTGATCGACCCCGGTGGCGAGGCGGACAAACTGCTGGCGGCCATCGCCAAACGAGGGCTGACCCTGACCCATATACTGCTGACCCACGGCCATCTGGATCACGTGGGAGCCGCGGCCCAGTTGCGCGAACAAACCGGAGTGGCCATCACGGGTCCCCACAAGGAGGATGCCTTCTGGCTCGACATGCTGCCCCAGCAGAGCCAGATGTTCGGCTTTGCCCATACCCCGGCATTTTGTCCCGACCAGTGGCTCGAGCAAGGCGACAAGGTGCAGCTGGGCCACTGCGAGCTGGAGGTCTATTTCTGCCCGGGCCACACCCCGGGGCACATAGTGCTGCTCTGCCAGACCGAGCGACTCGCCTGGGTGGGGGATGTGCTCTTTGCCGGCAGCATAGGCCGTACCGACTTCCCCCGTGGGGATCACGGGACGCTTATCAAGTCGATCACCGAGACCCTGCTGCCCCTTGGGGATGACATCGTCTTCGTGCCCGGCCACGGTCCCAGCTCCACCTTCGGTCGCGAGAAGGCGAGCAATCCCTACCTGACGCAACCTATCTGGTAA
- a CDS encoding HD domain-containing phosphohydrolase: MNRPRVLIIDDEPSNLGLLRQILKEEYNLFFAKGGEEGLAAVGRHEPALILLDVRMPDMDGYEVCRRLKADPAHAGIPVLFITASDNADSESQGFEAGGVDYIYKPVCPSTVRARVRNHLSLVRLDQLERSYRTAIVMLSEAGHYNDTDTGVHIWRMAAYARALADALGWSPEQSELLELAAPMHDMGKIGIPDHILKKPGPLTEEEWVIMRSHPRIGYEILRRSDAPIFRMAAEIALHHHEKWDGSGYPAGETGEGIPEASRIVAIADVFDALSVRRPYKEPWPLDRVLATMRDGAGQHFDPRLLARFLEIMPEILRLKTQWDTREARGDYQIGCVR; encoded by the coding sequence ATGAATCGACCACGAGTGCTGATCATCGACGACGAGCCGAGCAACCTCGGGCTGCTGCGGCAAATCCTCAAGGAAGAGTACAACCTCTTCTTTGCCAAGGGGGGAGAGGAGGGGCTGGCCGCCGTGGGGCGTCACGAGCCGGCCCTGATCCTGCTTGACGTGCGCATGCCCGACATGGACGGTTACGAGGTGTGCCGCCGGCTCAAGGCCGATCCGGCCCACGCCGGGATCCCGGTGCTCTTTATCACTGCGAGCGACAACGCAGACAGCGAGAGCCAGGGGTTCGAGGCGGGCGGGGTGGATTACATCTACAAGCCGGTCTGCCCGAGCACGGTGCGTGCCCGGGTGCGCAATCACCTCTCCCTGGTGCGCCTCGATCAGCTCGAGCGCAGCTACCGTACCGCCATCGTGATGTTGAGCGAGGCGGGTCACTACAACGACACTGACACCGGGGTGCATATCTGGCGCATGGCCGCCTATGCCCGTGCCCTGGCCGACGCGCTTGGCTGGAGCCCGGAGCAGTCTGAGTTGCTGGAGCTGGCGGCCCCTATGCACGACATGGGCAAGATTGGGATCCCCGATCACATCCTCAAGAAGCCTGGCCCACTCACCGAGGAGGAGTGGGTCATCATGCGCAGTCACCCCCGCATCGGTTACGAGATCCTGAGGCGATCCGATGCTCCCATCTTTCGCATGGCGGCAGAGATTGCCCTGCATCACCACGAGAAATGGGACGGCTCGGGTTATCCCGCCGGCGAGACCGGCGAGGGGATCCCCGAGGCGTCGCGGATAGTGGCCATCGCCGATGTGTTTGACGCCCTGAGCGTGCGTCGTCCCTACAAGGAGCCCTGGCCTCTGGACAGAGTGCTGGCCACCATGCGTGACGGTGCCGGTCAGCACTTCGATCCCCGGCTGCTCGCACGTTTTCTCGAGATCATGCCGGAGATCTTGCGCCTCAAGACCCAGTGGGACACCCGCGAGGCGCGGGGGGATTACCAGATAGGTTGCGTCAGGTAG
- a CDS encoding hybrid sensor histidine kinase/response regulator: protein MKGIVRAYFLLFSPILLLVLAGGYLLGNALIERELYRVRSDESTFLALASGRLDDELAVPLRHVRSISEEPILLEAAGRNDRDTIAVQFSILMNRNPDYAQVRWLAPDGMERVRINRQGQRLLRVADDQLQNKVERYYFRDAMALPWERVYVSALDLNVEQGVIDRPFNPMIRIAKRLRLGGHDLGLLLINVQAARMLKAFANSSGKAADHTMLFNQDGYWLRSPDPSQEWGFMLERPELTLKQASPQAWQAFWGAPSGQIESADGLWSWTTLYPAQNHDQLIWKAASLVPRSELLAIRTHIWGIISVTCAMLLLLFGAGVAALVRSRHREQLAQQEAARLAQVKGDFIANMSHEIRTPMNAIMGLTYLLEQGGLDDGQHALVRKIHQAGQALLGIINDILDFSKIESGRLELERMPFSLEEVLDHVAAIMSTCVGQKHLELVVSSAPEQVSHLIGDALRLEQVLLNLTGNAIKFTERGEVEVKVELEAEQDGMATLLFRVRDTGIGIPPEQQANIFNAFSQADSSTSRRFGGTGLGLTISRRLVNLMGGEIGVTSELGKGSEFWFRVRLEQVERPDALNERLQHISLLIADDNQVTRDALSMTVGSLGWESRVVESGEQALHHLLRQGERFDVILLDWIMPGMDGLETCLAIRRAFERQERSPIIIMATAYSQDELMHCPGSEQVDLVLHKPVTGSSLYNAVARLIHEKREHVEPLESGQRRLRLPGVHVLLVDDSDINLEVATRLLQREGAEVITAIDGELALACLADPARRIDLVLMDVQMPVMDGYEATRRLRQLPGREETPVLALTAGVFKDQREAALASGMNDFIAKPLDVEQLIATLLRYLPDCVLPLTVSDEPLAQELVTGIDIDTGLRNWGEASVYLKYLRRFRDDYMTVGTVLPDYIAQHETDAAASLTHKLKGVAGSLSLTDVARISAELNEAIEQGGDTSQLIAPFLEALERAQHSIDTYAGREPGAVSSPLAQGEAREVCLQALHQALVSEDLELIEPALGQARSYLPCELVSEISAALELFDIPFATRKLEDYLEDREEPAP, encoded by the coding sequence ATGAAGGGAATCGTACGGGCATATTTCCTGCTGTTTTCACCTATTCTGCTGTTGGTCCTGGCGGGGGGCTATCTGCTGGGCAATGCACTGATCGAGCGAGAGCTCTACCGCGTTCGCAGCGATGAGAGCACCTTCCTGGCGCTCGCCAGCGGCCGCCTTGACGACGAGCTGGCGGTGCCGCTGCGCCATGTGCGCAGCATATCGGAAGAACCCATCTTGCTCGAGGCGGCGGGTCGCAATGACCGTGACACCATAGCAGTCCAGTTCAGCATCCTGATGAACCGTAATCCCGACTATGCCCAGGTGCGTTGGCTGGCCCCGGATGGGATGGAGCGGGTGCGCATCAATCGTCAGGGCCAGCGCCTGCTGCGTGTGGCGGACGACCAGTTGCAGAACAAGGTGGAGCGATATTATTTTCGCGACGCCATGGCGCTGCCCTGGGAGCGAGTCTACGTCTCTGCGCTCGATCTCAACGTTGAACAGGGGGTGATCGATCGCCCCTTCAACCCCATGATCCGCATTGCCAAGCGCCTTCGCCTTGGGGGACATGATCTTGGTTTGCTCCTCATCAACGTGCAGGCTGCTCGTATGCTCAAGGCGTTCGCCAACAGCAGCGGCAAGGCGGCGGATCACACCATGCTGTTCAACCAGGACGGTTATTGGCTGCGTAGCCCGGACCCATCTCAGGAGTGGGGTTTCATGCTCGAACGCCCGGAACTCACCCTGAAGCAGGCTTCTCCCCAGGCCTGGCAGGCGTTCTGGGGCGCTCCGAGCGGCCAGATAGAGTCTGCCGACGGGCTGTGGAGCTGGACCACCCTGTACCCGGCGCAGAATCACGATCAGCTGATCTGGAAAGCCGCCTCCCTGGTGCCGCGCAGCGAGCTGCTGGCCATTCGCACTCACATCTGGGGGATCATCTCGGTCACCTGCGCCATGCTGCTGTTGCTGTTCGGTGCCGGAGTGGCTGCGCTGGTGCGCAGCAGGCACAGGGAGCAACTGGCGCAGCAGGAGGCGGCCAGGCTGGCGCAGGTCAAAGGGGATTTCATCGCCAACATGAGCCACGAGATCCGTACCCCCATGAACGCCATCATGGGGCTGACCTACCTGCTCGAGCAGGGAGGGCTCGACGATGGCCAGCATGCTCTGGTGCGCAAGATCCACCAGGCCGGGCAGGCTCTGCTCGGGATCATCAACGACATCCTCGATTTTTCCAAGATTGAGTCGGGTCGGCTCGAGCTTGAGCGGATGCCATTCAGCCTGGAAGAGGTGCTCGATCACGTGGCGGCCATCATGTCCACCTGCGTTGGCCAGAAGCACCTCGAACTGGTGGTGAGCAGTGCCCCAGAGCAGGTTTCCCATCTGATCGGTGACGCCCTGCGCCTCGAGCAGGTGCTGCTCAACCTGACCGGCAATGCCATCAAGTTTACCGAGCGCGGTGAGGTGGAGGTCAAGGTCGAGCTGGAAGCCGAGCAAGACGGCATGGCCACCTTGCTGTTTCGGGTACGCGACACCGGGATCGGCATTCCGCCCGAGCAGCAGGCCAACATTTTCAATGCTTTCTCCCAGGCAGACTCCTCCACCAGCCGCCGTTTCGGGGGCACCGGGCTCGGTCTGACCATCAGTCGCCGCCTGGTGAACCTGATGGGGGGGGAGATCGGCGTCACCAGCGAACTGGGCAAAGGGAGCGAGTTCTGGTTCCGCGTCCGGCTGGAGCAGGTGGAGCGGCCCGATGCCTTGAACGAGCGTCTGCAGCACATCTCGCTGCTCATCGCCGACGACAATCAGGTGACCCGCGACGCCCTGTCGATGACGGTGGGTTCCCTCGGTTGGGAGTCACGGGTGGTGGAATCCGGTGAGCAGGCGCTGCACCATCTGCTGCGCCAGGGGGAGCGTTTCGACGTGATCCTGCTCGACTGGATCATGCCGGGCATGGACGGACTCGAGACCTGCCTGGCCATTCGCCGCGCCTTCGAGCGGCAGGAGCGTTCACCCATCATCATCATGGCGACCGCCTATTCCCAGGATGAGCTGATGCACTGCCCCGGCTCGGAGCAGGTGGATCTGGTGCTGCACAAGCCGGTGACTGGCTCCAGCCTCTACAACGCGGTGGCACGTCTCATTCACGAGAAGCGCGAGCACGTGGAGCCGCTTGAGAGTGGTCAGCGCCGTCTTCGCCTGCCGGGCGTGCATGTCCTGCTGGTCGATGACAGCGACATCAACCTGGAGGTGGCGACCCGCTTGCTGCAACGGGAGGGGGCCGAGGTGATCACCGCCATCGACGGGGAGCTGGCCCTGGCTTGTCTCGCCGATCCGGCGCGGCGCATCGATCTGGTGCTTATGGATGTGCAGATGCCGGTGATGGATGGATATGAGGCGACTCGTCGCCTGCGCCAACTGCCGGGACGGGAGGAGACTCCCGTACTGGCACTCACCGCCGGGGTATTCAAGGATCAGCGCGAAGCGGCGCTGGCCAGCGGCATGAACGACTTCATCGCCAAGCCGCTCGACGTGGAGCAGCTCATCGCGACCTTGCTGCGCTATCTTCCGGACTGTGTCCTTCCGCTCACCGTGAGCGACGAGCCACTCGCCCAGGAGCTGGTGACCGGCATCGATATTGATACCGGACTTCGCAACTGGGGTGAAGCCTCGGTCTATCTCAAGTACCTGCGCCGTTTTCGCGATGACTACATGACGGTCGGCACCGTGTTGCCGGACTATATCGCCCAGCACGAGACCGATGCGGCCGCGAGCCTGACACACAAGCTCAAGGGGGTGGCGGGCAGCCTGTCGCTCACCGATGTGGCGCGCATCAGCGCCGAGCTGAACGAGGCCATCGAGCAGGGAGGCGACACCAGTCAGCTCATCGCGCCCTTCCTCGAGGCGCTGGAGCGGGCACAACACTCCATCGACACCTATGCCGGGCGCGAGCCGGGCGCTGTCAGCTCCCCGCTGGCCCAGGGGGAGGCGCGGGAGGTCTGCCTGCAAGCCCTGCATCAGGCCCTGGTGAGCGAGGATCTGGAACTGATTGAGCCTGCGCTGGGCCAGGCCAGGAGTTACCTGCCTTGCGAGCTGGTGAGCGAGATAAGTGCGGCTCTGGAGCTGTTCGATATCCCGTTCGCCACCCGCAAGCTGGAGGATTATCTGGAGGATCGGGAGGAACCTGCGCCATGA
- the rplY gene encoding 50S ribosomal protein L25, with translation MSFVFQAEVRSDLGKGASRRLRHADQVPAIVYGAGKEAVSVTLDHKKLILAQEKPEFYSSELTLVINGEEVKVNVKAIQRHPVRYKLVHLDFVRI, from the coding sequence ATGTCTTTCGTATTCCAAGCTGAAGTCCGTTCTGACCTGGGGAAAGGTGCGAGCCGCCGCCTGCGTCATGCTGACCAAGTTCCTGCCATCGTTTACGGTGCAGGCAAAGAAGCCGTGTCCGTTACCCTGGACCACAAGAAGCTGATCCTGGCCCAAGAGAAGCCGGAGTTCTACTCCTCCGAGCTGACCCTGGTCATCAACGGCGAAGAAGTAAAAGTAAACGTCAAGGCGATCCAACGTCACCCGGTACGTTACAAGCTGGTTCACCTGGACTTCGTTCGCATCTAA